The Streptomyces sp. 11x1 genomic sequence CGGCGCGGCCAGCAGATTCCTCGCCTTGCGCGAGGTGGCGACCGTCATGACCCGGGCCACAGCGGCGGCCGGGTCGAAGGTGAAGCGCACCGGCGCCACGTGCGGCGATCCGTCGGGGCGGATCGTGGTGAACGCCGCGACCTCGGCCGGGTCGTTCAGGAACGCCTCGACCTCGGCGGGCACCCGCACGGCGGCCGGGCGCTGCTTCGACAGCGACATGTTCCCTCTCGTCTCCCCTTCGAACGGGCCCTGGACCGGGTTCAGTGGATGCCCGTGTCTCAGTCGATGCTGCGGACGATGGTGAGGAACTCCTCGTCCTCGTCGTCGGCGCCGGCCAGTCTGAGCAGCGGCGCCACGCCCACCGGCACCATCCCGAACACCGCCATGTCGATCTCCCTGAACTCCTCGACGCGCTCGCTCATGGGCGCCTCCCTTCGTGTCGGTCGCCTTTGAGGGTGTCAAGACTGGCTCGGGGCCCGGTCGACGGCGCCTTGGGAATCCGTGGGGCGCGGCCGGGGCCGCACGGTGCGCCGGCCGGGGTGCGGCGGCGCGATGAGGGGCGGTGGGTCGGAGCCGAGCGCGGACAGCACCTCGCCGACCCTCGCGCCGCCCGTGGTGGCGGGCAGCAGGCGCAGCAGCCGGGCGCAGTGCGCGGCCAGCAGGCGGGCGTCGCGGTCGCAGACCCGGGCCCGGTCGTGGGCCACGGTCAGGTGCAGGGAGCCGTCCGCGCCGTGGTGGGCGAGGAGGGCGACGGGCACGGCGGGGTGCGCGCCGTCGGCGTGCTCCAGTTCCAGGCGCACCCCGGCCGCGGCCAGCGCGGCCCGCAGCCCGGCCGGCGGGCGGGGGCCGCCGGCCACGGCCACCAGGCTCTGCACCAGCTGTCCGCCGGCCTCCTCGCCCGCCGCGGCGCGCCCGGTCCACTCCTGGATCTGCCCGAGGGCGACCCATTCGTAGGCCGCCATGTCCAGGGCCCTGTCCCGCAGGGCGGCCAGCAGCAGGCCCAGCGGCTGTTCGGGGTCGACGGTCACGATCATCGGCAGGGTGGTGCGCAGCGGACCCACCAGCCGCTCGACGCCGTCCAGGGGGATGCCCCGCCCGGAGACGGTGACGCCGAAGCCCACCGGCAGGCCGCCCGGCACCCGCTGGGCGCGGTGGATCAGCAGCGCCCAGACGGCCTGCAGGGCGCTGGAGTCGGGCAGGGCCCGGGCGGCGGCCCAGCGGTGCAGCCGCCCGGCCTCGGCGGCGCTCAGCCGTACCTCGGCGCGGCCGCAGCCGCTCTGGCGGGTGTCGGGGCCGGGCAGCAGCGGCAGGAGCGCGGGCTCGCCGGCCGGCAGGGCCCGGCTCCACAGCTCGCGGGCCGGGGCGGGGTCCTGTTCGTCGAGCCAGCGTGCCCAGTCCCGCAGGTCGGGCCTGCGTTCGCCGCCGGGCAGCACCCCGCCGGCGAGGTAGGCCCGGCAGAACTCCTCCAGCAGCACGAAGACGCCGGCGGTGTCCAGCAGCGCGTGATGGAACGTCAGCAGCATCCGCGCCCCGGACGGTCCGCGGCCGGGTGCGCCGCGGCCGGGTGCGTCGAGGAGGGTGACGCGCAGCGGGCCGGGGCGGCGCAGGTCGAAGCCGCGCGCCCGGTCCTCGGCCAGCACGCGGGCGGCGGCGGCGCCGCCCGCCGCATGGCGGACGACCTCGATACGGGCCCGGTCGTGGACCACCAGGAGGGGGGCCGGGCCCCGGGTGAGGGCCGAACGCAGGACGCTCTCGCGGGCGGTGACGGACTGCCAGGCGGCGGCGAACCGGCCGGTGTCCAGCGGCCCCTGCCAGCGCCATGTCAGCTGCTCGACGTGTCTGCCGCTGCGGCGGTGGGCCAGGGAGTCGAGCACCACGTCGTACTGCTGCCGGGGCACCTCCAGCGCGGTGCGCGCGGGCCGGGTGGAGGGGGCGGTGGCGCCGCGGACCCGGTCGCGTCCAGAGCGCGGGCGCCTGGGCCTGGCCATGCTTCCCCCTCCCCGGCCGCGCCCGGCCGAATCCGGTGCGGGCCCCGCCCCGTCGGGGGCCCGGGAGCCGCCCTGTGGGCGTATCGCTCCGCCGGCCAGCGTGCCGGAGCGCACTGCCGCACCGCTGACACCGCGCTGACACCGCTCAAGGCCCGCCGGAGCGCCCCCCGCGTCCGGCACGAGCGGCAGGCCGCAGCGCCGGAAGTGCCGTGCCGTGTGCCCGGCCCCGCGGCGCCCAGGTGTCGCGCCCGGGGGGGCCGGCGCCGCCTGGGGGGGGTGGTGGAGGGGGTGTCAGCGCTCCTCGGGGGTCGGGGGCTGCATGGCGGAGAGGAAGCCGCGGTCGAGCATGGTGTGCACGGAGGTGTCGTCGGCGGTGTTCAGGCCCGCGTCGTGACAGGCCACGCTCAGCAGATAGCGGTCCATCACCGGATGGGTGGCGAAGTCCCACTCGCCGCGGCTGGCCGCGCTTCCGTCGGGAGCGCGCAGCCTGCCGCCCGGGCTGAAGCCGAACTCGTTGAAGCCCAGGCGCAGTCCCTGGCCGAGCGCCTTGCTGTAGGCCTCCTTGAGGGTCCACAGCCGCAGGATGTGGGCGGTGCGCCCGTCCTCGGGCATCGCGGCCACCTCGCGTGCCTCGGCGGGGGTGAGGATCTGGCTGTGGAGCAGGTCCAGCCGCACCGGGCGGTCGGCGGGCTCGACGTCCACGCCGATCCGGCCGGTGCGGCTGAGGCCGACCGCCATCAGGTCCCCGGTGTGACTGAGGCTCAGTTCGATCTGGTCGAAGCCGCGCAGGTAGGGCCGCCCGCCGAGACGGTAGGCGATCTCCAGGTACTGCGGCGGGGTGGCCAGCGCCGCGGCGGCCGTGTACTTGATCAGCAGCCGTGCGGCGGCGAACCGGTAGCGCACGGCGGCGTCGGGCGTACGCCGGTAGCGGTGCCAGTCACGGCCGAGCAGTTCCCGCAGCCGGGGGGTGGTCAGGACACTGGGCAGCCACTCGCTCCATGTGGTGTACACCAGTGCGTTGCCCAGCCGCGCGAGGTTCTCCTGCACCCCGCGCCAGGGTCCCGCCGGCCGCGGCACATGGAGGGGCACCGCACATCTCACCCGGTTCATCGTCGTCTCCCTGCGTGTCGTGATTCTCCCGGCCCGCCCGCGCGGAACAGGGAGGCGGCCAGGGGGCGGTGGTGGGCGGCGTCCGCCCCGGGCGGGCCGGCGCAGCGGGTGGGCGGAGGGGGCGGTTCGCCGTGTCCCGGCGCCGGCGTCATGGGTGGGCCGGGAGGCGCTGGGCAGGGGCGGTGCCGTCCGGGCGGCTCAGCCGGCCAGCTGGGTCGCGTACAGGTCCAGGCTGTGTCCGTCGCGGCAGCGCTGCAGCAGTTCGGCCAGGACGGTGTGTTCGGCCTG encodes the following:
- a CDS encoding condensation domain-containing protein — encoded protein: MARPRRPRSGRDRVRGATAPSTRPARTALEVPRQQYDVVLDSLAHRRSGRHVEQLTWRWQGPLDTGRFAAAWQSVTARESVLRSALTRGPAPLLVVHDRARIEVVRHAAGGAAAARVLAEDRARGFDLRRPGPLRVTLLDAPGRGAPGRGPSGARMLLTFHHALLDTAGVFVLLEEFCRAYLAGGVLPGGERRPDLRDWARWLDEQDPAPARELWSRALPAGEPALLPLLPGPDTRQSGCGRAEVRLSAAEAGRLHRWAAARALPDSSALQAVWALLIHRAQRVPGGLPVGFGVTVSGRGIPLDGVERLVGPLRTTLPMIVTVDPEQPLGLLLAALRDRALDMAAYEWVALGQIQEWTGRAAAGEEAGGQLVQSLVAVAGGPRPPAGLRAALAAAGVRLELEHADGAHPAVPVALLAHHGADGSLHLTVAHDRARVCDRDARLLAAHCARLLRLLPATTGGARVGEVLSALGSDPPPLIAPPHPGRRTVRPRPRPTDSQGAVDRAPSQS
- a CDS encoding 4'-phosphopantetheinyl transferase superfamily protein gives rise to the protein MNRVRCAVPLHVPRPAGPWRGVQENLARLGNALVYTTWSEWLPSVLTTPRLRELLGRDWHRYRRTPDAAVRYRFAAARLLIKYTAAAALATPPQYLEIAYRLGGRPYLRGFDQIELSLSHTGDLMAVGLSRTGRIGVDVEPADRPVRLDLLHSQILTPAEAREVAAMPEDGRTAHILRLWTLKEAYSKALGQGLRLGFNEFGFSPGGRLRAPDGSAASRGEWDFATHPVMDRYLLSVACHDAGLNTADDTSVHTMLDRGFLSAMQPPTPEER
- a CDS encoding pyridoxamine 5'-phosphate oxidase family protein: MSLSKQRPAAVRVPAEVEAFLNDPAEVAAFTTIRPDGSPHVAPVRFTFDPAAAVARVMTVATSRKARNLLAAPGSRVALCQVHGFTWVTLEGTGTVVDDPARVTLGAGLYAKRYWSAPPNPPGRVVIEIAVDRVLHLNT